In Microbulbifer sp. GL-2, the following are encoded in one genomic region:
- a CDS encoding aspartate/glutamate racemase family protein: MLTYNAIENSSMTIGVVAGTPTDTRFGLDFLAARQFRGIGLSLSTSPQAQTQLQALERGALTQQLIDAIKQLHEAGAEAAMIYCNSLSGAVDMSAVTAASPIEVVSPLEVYAELTQRYRNYGLLAANCQSCANIEREILERNKTAKVIGIGNLQIVEDIEDGLAAEMIVRQHALDDLVAALVKSGVQILILGCTHFDYFYKELLAHCDGIRLFLPSERMLQLLQQRLPQAA, from the coding sequence GTGTTGACCTATAACGCCATTGAAAATAGTTCCATGACCATTGGCGTGGTCGCAGGTACTCCCACGGACACCCGCTTCGGACTCGATTTTCTCGCCGCACGACAATTTCGCGGAATAGGCCTTTCCCTGTCCACATCGCCCCAAGCCCAGACCCAACTGCAGGCTCTGGAGCGCGGCGCCCTCACGCAACAGCTGATCGACGCCATCAAGCAACTCCACGAGGCCGGTGCCGAAGCCGCCATGATCTACTGCAACTCCCTATCCGGTGCGGTGGATATGTCAGCGGTCACTGCAGCCTCTCCGATCGAAGTGGTCTCGCCTTTAGAGGTTTACGCCGAGCTGACCCAGCGATATCGCAACTATGGATTGCTCGCAGCCAACTGCCAGAGCTGTGCCAATATCGAGCGGGAAATCCTCGAGCGCAATAAAACTGCCAAGGTAATTGGTATCGGCAACCTGCAAATTGTCGAGGATATTGAGGACGGCCTCGCCGCGGAAATGATTGTACGGCAGCACGCCCTAGACGACCTGGTGGCCGCGCTGGTAAAAAGTGGCGTACAAATCCTGATCCTGGGCTGTACCCACTTCGATTATTTCTATAAAGAACTACTCGCCCACTGCGATGGCATTCGTCTTTTCCTACCCTCAGAGCGTATGTTGCAACTTTTACAGCAGCGCCTGCCGCAAGCTGCCTGA
- a CDS encoding beta-ketoacyl-ACP synthase III, with protein MSEYKLPRGIVISGTGLWTPPEAISNEELVDAYNTYATQYNLKHAQEIEAGALQPKPQSSAEFIEKASGIKSRYVVTREGILDPERMRPFIPERDDDDLCVQAEMGVNAAKLALEKAGKSASDVDMVIVGASYMQRAYPAIAIEIQGALGIDGFAFDMEVACSSATFSLQRAVDAISSGAARTVLVINAELASPQVDYTDRDSHFIFGDVAVASVIERRETCSVDNAWEILGTKAKTVYSNNIRSNFGYAARAADVDPFGPGKLFRQNGRKVFKEVCPMAAAHIEEHLQETDTDPQGVSRYWLHQANINMNNLIAKKLMGDEASIERAPVVLDRYANTASAGSVIAFNLHSDDLQVGDRGIICSFGAGYSIGSLVVEKVSI; from the coding sequence ATGAGTGAGTACAAGTTGCCACGGGGCATTGTCATCAGCGGGACAGGCCTGTGGACCCCACCGGAAGCTATCAGCAACGAAGAGCTGGTAGATGCCTATAACACCTACGCCACGCAGTACAATCTGAAACACGCGCAGGAAATTGAAGCCGGAGCACTGCAGCCCAAACCCCAGTCCTCGGCAGAATTTATTGAGAAGGCCTCCGGTATCAAGAGCCGCTATGTGGTTACCCGCGAGGGCATCCTCGATCCAGAGCGCATGCGTCCCTTTATCCCCGAGCGCGATGACGACGACCTCTGCGTACAGGCCGAAATGGGCGTGAACGCTGCCAAACTTGCTCTGGAAAAAGCGGGCAAGAGTGCCTCCGATGTAGATATGGTCATTGTCGGCGCCTCCTATATGCAACGCGCTTACCCAGCCATCGCCATAGAGATCCAGGGCGCCCTCGGCATCGACGGCTTTGCCTTCGATATGGAAGTAGCCTGTTCCTCGGCCACTTTTTCCCTGCAGCGCGCCGTCGATGCAATCAGCTCTGGCGCAGCGCGCACAGTGCTGGTAATCAATGCGGAGCTGGCCTCCCCTCAGGTGGACTACACCGACAGAGACAGCCACTTTATTTTCGGTGACGTGGCCGTAGCCAGTGTGATCGAGCGCCGCGAGACCTGCTCCGTGGACAACGCCTGGGAAATTCTCGGCACCAAAGCGAAAACGGTCTACTCCAACAATATCCGCTCCAACTTCGGTTATGCAGCCCGAGCCGCGGATGTAGACCCCTTTGGCCCGGGCAAGCTGTTCCGCCAGAACGGACGCAAGGTCTTCAAGGAAGTCTGCCCCATGGCCGCAGCCCATATTGAGGAGCACCTGCAGGAAACTGACACCGATCCGCAAGGCGTGAGCCGTTATTGGTTGCACCAGGCCAATATCAATATGAATAACCTGATCGCCAAGAAACTAATGGGCGATGAAGCCAGCATAGAGCGCGCACCTGTGGTGCTGGACCGTTACGCCAATACTGCGAGTGCCGGCTCGGTAATCGCCTTCAACTTGCACAGTGACGACCTGCAGGTGGGCGACCGCGGTATTATTTGCTCCTTTGGCGCCGGTTATTCTATCGGTAGCTTGGTGGTGGAAAAGGTCAGTATCTAA
- a CDS encoding DUF1330 domain-containing protein, with the protein MPIASYDVEEALDGGRSPKAFVVVSFPDREAIYAFFNDPAYQAIIPLRNKAFAHLRFFITSERI; encoded by the coding sequence GTGCCTATTGCCTCTTATGATGTAGAAGAGGCCCTGGACGGAGGTAGGTCACCAAAGGCATTTGTTGTGGTATCTTTTCCGGATCGGGAGGCGATCTATGCATTCTTCAATGATCCAGCCTACCAGGCGATTATTCCATTGAGGAACAAGGCATTTGCCCATTTACGCTTTTTTATCACTAGTGAACGAATTTGA
- the alaE gene encoding L-alanine exporter AlaE yields MQIEDIIAGLSPTCYRRPDVYEVSYSMSAPALTPTSPDADTTAPNTRRWDFLLDIFAMNSFSWAVAIPIELVLAGMGWKEHLKVRLMALVFNTLIARPFSVYRSWVVNRFGGGGVVNAYLVDTFVFLSFQFPLYLCNMRLGGASWDEVATASITFILIAGSLGRPYGIYLDWVRRVWINNVSSLWSKRAS; encoded by the coding sequence ATGCAGATTGAAGATATAATCGCCGGCCTGTCGCCAACCTGTTACAGGCGGCCTGATGTCTACGAGGTTTCCTACTCCATGTCCGCGCCCGCATTGACCCCCACCAGCCCTGACGCCGACACAACGGCGCCCAACACGCGCCGCTGGGACTTCCTCCTGGACATCTTTGCCATGAACAGTTTTTCCTGGGCCGTAGCAATCCCCATTGAACTGGTACTGGCTGGTATGGGCTGGAAGGAGCACCTGAAAGTGCGCCTGATGGCATTGGTATTCAACACGCTGATCGCGCGCCCCTTCAGTGTTTATCGCAGCTGGGTTGTAAACCGCTTTGGTGGTGGTGGCGTGGTCAACGCCTACCTGGTGGATACCTTTGTTTTCCTAAGCTTCCAGTTTCCCCTATATCTGTGCAATATGCGCCTCGGCGGCGCCAGCTGGGACGAAGTCGCCACCGCCAGTATCACATTCATACTGATCGCCGGCTCCCTCGGACGCCCTTATGGGATTTATCTCGACTGGGTTCGCAGAGTATGGATTAATAACGTCAGTTCCCTGTGGAGCAAAAGGGCCTCCTGA
- a CDS encoding GyrI-like domain-containing protein, with product MQRFFKSINFVEQHLYDKISVHEIAAASHYSTYHFSRIFKALVGDSPKEYLRKRRLTVAAKRLLSEDIGILELAMECQFDSQEAFTRAFKALFNVTPAQYRKQQDPFRLLYKDQFSPHMLHFLQNELSMEPQIISRPVMQLVGVAQEYDHENLSLPKLWSAFRPYRDKIPNRISDESFGIYECYEEAADEIRFNYICCTPVAELTHVPEGMVARELPEQLYAKFVHRGSITTLEQTLKYIWGSWLPKSNYDYIEKPDFELYPPRYQVTSPAAEMYFHIPVKERQ from the coding sequence ATGCAGCGATTTTTTAAAAGTATCAATTTCGTAGAGCAGCATCTATACGACAAAATTTCTGTTCATGAAATTGCCGCTGCCTCTCATTACTCCACCTACCACTTCAGTCGTATTTTTAAGGCATTAGTGGGGGACTCGCCGAAAGAGTATTTGCGCAAGCGCCGGTTGACCGTCGCCGCAAAGAGGTTGTTGAGTGAAGATATTGGTATTCTTGAGCTTGCCATGGAGTGCCAATTTGATTCCCAAGAAGCTTTTACTCGCGCGTTTAAAGCTCTATTTAATGTAACCCCAGCGCAGTATCGAAAGCAGCAGGACCCTTTTCGGTTGTTGTATAAGGACCAATTTAGCCCTCATATGCTGCATTTTTTGCAAAATGAGCTATCCATGGAGCCACAAATTATTTCGCGCCCAGTGATGCAATTAGTGGGAGTAGCGCAGGAGTACGATCATGAAAACCTCAGCTTGCCAAAGCTTTGGTCGGCATTCAGGCCCTACAGGGATAAGATTCCTAATCGTATTAGTGACGAATCTTTTGGTATCTATGAATGTTACGAGGAAGCGGCTGATGAAATTCGGTTTAATTATATCTGCTGTACGCCAGTTGCTGAGCTGACTCATGTTCCTGAGGGAATGGTGGCCCGTGAACTGCCAGAGCAGCTCTATGCGAAGTTTGTGCATCGTGGTTCTATTACAACCCTGGAACAGACATTGAAGTATATCTGGGGAAGCTGGCTGCCAAAGTCAAATTATGACTATATCGAGAAGCCAGACTTCGAACTCTATCCGCCCAGGTATCAGGTTACCAGCCCGGCAGCTGAAATGTATTTCCATATCCCCGTTAAAGAGAGACAATAA
- the ppc gene encoding phosphoenolpyruvate carboxylase — MSQDQNTPLREDVRLLGEELGSVLREQAGQSLFDTVETIRQAAVESRSTGEMQVNRLRQLLDPLDDETLLEVARAFSQFLNLANIAEQRHRERLHRQHQRFSGDPDSDRGLRQVLQELKQADIPPSEIHEVLQDLSVELVLTAHPTEVTRRTLIRKYDRVADLLAALDRPDLTQEEGRELRRHLHEQILSAWSTDEIRRERPTPVDEAKWGFATIEQSLWQAVPQSMRSIEAELALAELPPLPDDWVPIRFASWMGGDRDGNPNVTASVTRKVLLLARWMAADLYLRDIENLLADLSMHMASEELIAHTGPSHEPYRLVLRRVRYRLRNTRTQIEAHISNQPVPDGEAFSSGQQLSEELHLIDRSLRSVGLCAIADGQLKDTLRRLNCFGITLLRLDIRQESTRHADTLDAITRYLGIGNYTTWDEERKLEFLLAELDNRRPLVNADFYSTDFCDEDVREVLETCRVVAEQGPEGLGAYVISMAKRSSDVLAVMLLQKIAGVHQPMRVVPLFETLDDLNNAATTMSTLLNIPQYKQRVLDGQEVMIGYSDSAKDAGFLGAAWAQYRTQEALTGIFRNHGIPLTLFHGRGGSISRGGSPTRMALLSQPPGSVAGRIRVTEQGEMIRFKYGRPTVAAYNLEQYVAATLEATLMPPAQPRPEWRNQMDRLTEISVNSYREVVRDDPAFVSYLRTVTPETELSRLALGSRPARRKPGGGVETLRAIPWVFAWTQIRLMLPAWLGTGTALEHAQKHADETDILRDMSREWPFFQGVVDMLEMVLAKSDTRVASWYEERLTDSEDLISLGESLRERLSRTVSALQQLTERESLLDNNPVMRWSIRVRDPYTDPLHLLQAELMARLRERESDTVLESALMVTIAGIAAGMRNTG, encoded by the coding sequence GTGAGTCAGGATCAAAATACCCCTTTAAGGGAAGATGTACGCCTGCTTGGCGAGGAGCTAGGTTCGGTACTTCGGGAACAGGCAGGCCAATCGCTATTCGATACCGTAGAAACAATTCGCCAGGCTGCCGTAGAAAGTCGTAGCACCGGGGAAATGCAAGTGAATCGGCTGCGCCAGCTACTTGATCCCCTCGACGATGAAACCCTGTTGGAAGTCGCGCGCGCCTTTAGCCAGTTCCTCAATCTGGCAAACATCGCCGAACAACGCCATCGCGAACGCCTGCACCGACAGCATCAACGTTTCTCCGGTGACCCGGATAGCGACCGCGGCCTGCGCCAAGTGCTGCAGGAATTGAAACAGGCCGATATTCCTCCGAGCGAAATTCATGAAGTTTTACAAGATCTTTCCGTTGAACTGGTCCTGACCGCTCACCCCACCGAAGTTACCCGCCGCACCCTGATTCGCAAATACGACCGTGTCGCCGATTTGCTCGCCGCGCTGGACCGACCCGATCTTACCCAAGAAGAAGGCCGGGAGTTACGCCGACATTTACATGAGCAAATCCTTTCCGCCTGGAGCACCGATGAGATTCGGCGTGAGAGACCGACACCGGTGGATGAAGCCAAGTGGGGCTTTGCCACTATTGAGCAGTCCCTGTGGCAGGCGGTTCCCCAGAGCATGCGCTCTATCGAGGCGGAGTTGGCCCTGGCCGAGTTACCACCTCTGCCAGATGATTGGGTGCCTATTCGCTTTGCCTCCTGGATGGGCGGCGATCGAGATGGCAATCCCAATGTCACCGCCTCAGTAACTCGCAAGGTACTACTGTTAGCGCGCTGGATGGCTGCGGACCTCTATTTGCGGGATATCGAAAACCTGCTCGCGGACCTGTCGATGCACATGGCCAGTGAAGAGCTGATAGCACATACCGGCCCCAGTCACGAACCTTACCGCCTTGTGCTGCGCAGGGTCCGCTACCGCCTGCGAAATACCCGCACGCAGATAGAGGCACATATCAGCAACCAACCGGTGCCAGATGGTGAAGCCTTCAGTAGTGGCCAACAGCTCTCCGAGGAATTACACCTTATCGACCGTTCCCTACGTTCAGTGGGGCTCTGCGCCATCGCCGATGGGCAACTAAAAGATACTCTGCGTCGCCTCAACTGCTTTGGCATTACTTTATTACGCCTGGATATACGCCAGGAATCCACTCGCCATGCGGACACGCTCGATGCCATCACCCGCTACCTGGGTATCGGCAATTACACCACTTGGGATGAGGAGCGCAAACTAGAGTTTCTACTCGCCGAGCTGGACAATCGCAGGCCATTGGTCAATGCAGATTTTTACAGCACGGATTTCTGTGATGAAGATGTGCGCGAAGTACTGGAGACTTGCAGAGTAGTGGCTGAACAGGGCCCCGAAGGTCTCGGTGCCTATGTCATTTCCATGGCGAAAAGATCTTCCGACGTACTGGCGGTAATGCTGCTGCAAAAGATCGCCGGTGTGCACCAGCCAATGCGAGTGGTGCCTCTATTTGAAACTCTCGATGATCTCAACAACGCAGCCACCACCATGAGTACCCTGCTCAATATCCCCCAGTACAAACAACGGGTGTTGGATGGCCAGGAAGTGATGATCGGCTATTCAGACTCCGCCAAGGATGCCGGCTTCCTCGGTGCAGCCTGGGCGCAATATCGTACTCAAGAGGCCCTCACCGGAATTTTCCGAAATCATGGTATCCCATTAACGCTGTTCCATGGCCGCGGTGGTTCTATTTCCCGAGGTGGCTCTCCCACCCGCATGGCCCTACTATCTCAACCGCCGGGCTCTGTAGCTGGCCGTATCCGGGTCACCGAGCAGGGAGAGATGATCCGCTTCAAGTATGGCCGTCCGACGGTTGCCGCCTACAACCTGGAACAGTATGTGGCGGCGACTCTGGAGGCCACCTTGATGCCACCAGCGCAACCGCGACCTGAGTGGCGCAACCAGATGGATCGTCTCACGGAAATCTCGGTAAATAGCTATCGCGAAGTTGTACGCGACGATCCTGCATTTGTCTCCTACCTGCGTACCGTCACCCCGGAAACCGAACTCAGCCGACTCGCTTTGGGCAGTCGCCCCGCGCGGCGTAAACCAGGTGGCGGTGTGGAAACCCTGCGCGCCATTCCCTGGGTTTTCGCCTGGACCCAGATACGCCTGATGCTACCTGCATGGCTGGGTACCGGCACTGCACTGGAACACGCACAAAAACACGCCGACGAAACCGACATTTTACGTGATATGAGCCGTGAATGGCCGTTCTTCCAGGGAGTGGTCGATATGCTGGAAATGGTATTGGCCAAATCTGATACCCGTGTCGCCTCTTGGTATGAAGAGCGCCTGACAGATAGTGAAGATCTGATCTCCCTTGGCGAAAGCCTGCGCGAGCGGTTATCACGAACCGTAAGCGCACTTCAGCAGCTCACCGAACGTGAAAGCCTGCTGGATAACAACCCTGTAATGCGTTGGTCGATTCGAGTTCGCGATCCCTACACCGACCCATTGCACTTGCTTCAGGCTGAATTGATGGCACGCTTACGTGAAAGGGAAAGTGATACTGTATTGGAAAGCGCTCTGATGGTAACCATTGCCGGAATTGCCGCCGGTATGCGCAATACTGGATGA
- a CDS encoding DUF4345 domain-containing protein: MNQASSIERKIFQLLVVALAVICFVPGGISAFGGLNGSAALSGGAMIFGPDSPLRGFGDNQYRFAFGVFFAQGLVLLYFLSNIEKHKALFYFVALSLFIGGLGRLSNILEFGLVDDQVLPPTIIELAIVPLLVFWHRRVASQS; encoded by the coding sequence ATGAATCAGGCGAGTTCTATAGAAAGAAAAATTTTCCAATTGTTAGTGGTAGCGCTGGCGGTGATCTGTTTTGTACCCGGTGGTATCAGTGCATTTGGAGGGCTGAATGGCAGTGCTGCCCTGAGTGGTGGTGCTATGATTTTTGGCCCGGATAGCCCCTTGAGAGGATTTGGGGATAATCAATATCGATTTGCCTTTGGTGTTTTCTTTGCCCAGGGGTTGGTTCTACTGTATTTCCTGAGCAATATCGAAAAACATAAAGCATTGTTTTACTTCGTGGCTTTATCCCTCTTTATTGGCGGTCTGGGCCGCTTAAGTAATATTCTGGAATTTGGATTGGTGGATGATCAGGTCTTACCCCCTACGATTATTGAGCTTGCGATAGTTCCACTTCTGGTTTTTTGGCATAGGCGAGTAGCCTCTCAAAGTTAG
- a CDS encoding PadR family transcriptional regulator, which produces MSLRYAVLTLLDIEPGSGYDLKRRFERSVSHFWSASHQQMYRELHKLHDEGLLDCVEQPQEGKPDKKVYSLTDKGRLELRDWVTQPAAPQKIREPFLVRMFAGHHLSSDELRSALNAQLQLHRGLLDNYCEQNERVLKSDIALQERYWLAHQTLLLGIEAEKTWITWAEKLLVELEEKCEEFGEKVQ; this is translated from the coding sequence ATGTCCTTGCGCTACGCCGTCCTCACTCTGCTGGATATCGAACCCGGTAGTGGTTATGACTTGAAGCGTCGCTTCGAGCGCAGCGTGTCCCACTTCTGGAGCGCCAGCCATCAGCAGATGTATCGGGAGCTGCACAAGTTGCACGATGAGGGCCTATTGGACTGCGTGGAGCAGCCGCAGGAGGGGAAGCCGGACAAAAAGGTCTACAGCCTCACCGATAAGGGACGTTTAGAACTTCGTGACTGGGTGACCCAGCCGGCGGCACCACAGAAAATTCGGGAACCCTTTCTCGTGCGGATGTTTGCCGGTCACCACCTGAGTAGTGATGAATTACGCTCGGCGCTGAATGCCCAATTACAGCTGCACAGGGGGTTGTTGGATAACTACTGCGAGCAAAACGAGCGGGTGCTTAAAAGCGATATCGCTTTACAGGAGCGCTACTGGCTCGCGCACCAGACCCTGCTGTTGGGTATAGAGGCGGAGAAAACCTGGATCACCTGGGCGGAAAAGCTGCTCGTGGAGCTGGAAGAAAAATGTGAAGAGTTTGGCGAAAAGGTGCAATAA
- a CDS encoding response regulator produces MTISSGGVPSRRVSLHALLIGSIVCGSVFISSTAQAYELPALNQQVPITWLAAAATVLLLVCAFALNRQLSLSKFKREMDERIESLGSENSNLFQQVHSRNSEFNALEKQLEENRESLELLRQEKSDLLTIARHQLHHPLDTLLGTFNLLGRSEDNNIKALVEIGKRQLNAALKSLDDLRQVGKVEMVELKLPKEVLGNSENRLSVLLVENNKHESLQAVLETMGHYVQRECNGIDGSSAALQKTFDLILTDTHLPLMDGVEAVREIRRERGVELPIFALLQSASSGDKERYQARGFTGVLTHPIADRQLMQLMNWAGRRGQGANTQQKPRPSKLLNTNTLFRQRDTLDHLTFAELLSDRSATLPKRITSLTSALTGRHWLDAEKQALEISRSAAEVGLDSVAARLRSLAANLSIDSGREHCRQQRTELLQLMRESVRQLKAWRERNVHTEWALK; encoded by the coding sequence ATGACCATATCTTCTGGGGGGGTGCCCTCTCGTCGTGTTTCTTTGCACGCCCTTCTGATCGGTTCAATTGTGTGTGGCTCAGTATTTATCTCCAGTACTGCACAGGCTTATGAACTGCCCGCTCTTAATCAACAGGTGCCTATTACCTGGCTCGCTGCAGCAGCAACTGTGCTTTTGCTTGTTTGTGCTTTTGCACTGAATAGACAGTTGAGTCTGAGCAAATTCAAACGGGAAATGGACGAGCGCATTGAGAGCCTCGGCTCAGAAAATAGCAATTTGTTCCAGCAGGTACATAGCCGCAACAGTGAATTTAATGCCCTGGAAAAACAGCTGGAAGAAAATCGAGAAAGCCTGGAATTATTGCGCCAGGAAAAATCCGATCTACTCACTATTGCCCGTCACCAACTGCACCACCCCCTAGATACTCTGCTCGGCACCTTTAATCTGCTAGGCCGCAGCGAGGACAATAACATCAAGGCACTGGTGGAAATCGGCAAACGCCAATTAAACGCGGCGCTTAAATCCTTGGATGACCTGCGACAGGTTGGCAAAGTGGAAATGGTAGAGCTCAAACTGCCAAAGGAAGTGCTCGGCAATAGCGAAAATCGTCTTTCGGTATTACTGGTGGAAAATAATAAACATGAATCCCTGCAGGCCGTACTGGAGACCATGGGGCACTATGTGCAACGAGAGTGCAACGGTATCGATGGTAGTAGCGCCGCCCTACAGAAAACATTTGATCTGATTCTTACCGATACCCACCTGCCACTAATGGATGGCGTTGAGGCAGTGCGTGAAATCCGCCGCGAGCGCGGCGTTGAATTACCAATTTTTGCACTTCTACAAAGCGCCAGCTCCGGCGACAAAGAGCGCTACCAGGCCCGAGGTTTTACCGGAGTGCTGACTCATCCCATTGCAGATCGCCAGCTGATGCAATTAATGAATTGGGCCGGGCGACGTGGTCAAGGTGCCAATACACAGCAAAAACCACGTCCCTCCAAATTACTGAACACAAATACCCTGTTCCGCCAGCGGGATACACTCGACCACCTGACATTCGCCGAGCTACTCAGCGACCGCAGCGCCACCCTGCCTAAGCGGATCACCTCTCTGACCAGTGCCCTGACCGGTCGCCACTGGCTGGATGCGGAGAAACAGGCCCTGGAAATATCCAGGTCGGCTGCAGAAGTGGGTCTCGATAGTGTGGCCGCACGCCTGCGCAGCCTGGCGGCGAATCTCTCTATCGATAGCGGACGGGAGCACTGCAGGCAGCAGCGCACCGAACTGCTACAACTGATGCGCGAATCCGTTCGCCAGCTGAAAGCCTGGCGTGAGCGCAATGTACATACCGAGTGGGCACTCAAATAA
- a CDS encoding DUF945 family protein, translating to MKLLRWLLLIVLVLMVISALAAPGFIGPKVEEIWKQQVGRLQGGNSTSYQRGWFGAETNTEVGLQNGTTELHTEIHHGPVLFTSQGPRFGVIYSETRLELEQLAPELRAQLEGIYGRLQDSPLVLETLVTADNRVLNTLRLESFKNTGTYGQLEFDGGEIAVKTDYSGTMLDGVIDLGSLRQIRDGVEVLFTEPLKGEFQVEPGRGGKAQLQLSLLRAESDSGPVQLRDITLKLDLEMLAAQTLKIVSDLQLPSVESATPITSARQQMTLPKISAADLGHYLGVLLPNAERNWAREMRPPLRLQQQLAVQSHNGPVLVDADIDWRGMKRPPRHRGGSALNQWLKPLVGTMTLSAAESALLQSPLVAQAMMLREYGLLLEQDGELQMHLEVKRGRLEVNGQDLPPELFIMALTGQF from the coding sequence ATGAAACTATTGCGTTGGCTCTTGCTTATTGTGCTTGTCCTAATGGTGATTTCCGCCCTTGCGGCACCAGGCTTCATCGGTCCCAAGGTAGAGGAGATCTGGAAGCAACAGGTTGGTAGGTTACAAGGTGGTAATTCCACGAGTTATCAGCGTGGTTGGTTTGGTGCTGAGACCAATACTGAGGTCGGACTGCAAAATGGTACTACCGAGCTGCATACTGAAATTCACCATGGTCCTGTACTGTTTACTTCCCAAGGGCCGAGATTTGGGGTTATCTATAGTGAAACACGCTTGGAATTGGAGCAGTTAGCCCCTGAATTGCGCGCACAGCTTGAGGGCATATATGGCCGTTTGCAGGATAGCCCGTTGGTGCTGGAAACTCTTGTAACAGCCGATAACCGCGTACTAAACACCCTGCGTTTGGAGTCCTTCAAAAATACTGGTACCTATGGCCAGCTGGAATTTGATGGCGGTGAAATTGCAGTAAAAACTGATTATAGCGGTACCATGTTGGATGGCGTTATTGATTTGGGCAGCCTGCGCCAGATACGGGATGGTGTTGAAGTGCTGTTTACCGAACCTCTAAAAGGTGAGTTCCAAGTAGAGCCTGGCCGTGGCGGCAAGGCACAACTGCAATTGTCATTGTTACGTGCGGAGTCCGATTCGGGACCTGTGCAGCTGCGGGATATTACCCTCAAATTAGACTTGGAGATGCTTGCCGCCCAGACTTTAAAAATTGTAAGTGACTTGCAGTTGCCCAGCGTAGAGTCCGCAACTCCGATCACCTCTGCTCGTCAGCAGATGACCTTACCCAAGATTTCAGCCGCAGATCTGGGTCACTACCTGGGAGTGCTGCTGCCTAATGCTGAGCGCAACTGGGCTCGTGAGATGCGTCCGCCGCTGCGATTGCAACAGCAGTTAGCTGTGCAGTCACACAATGGTCCAGTGCTGGTGGATGCTGATATCGATTGGCGCGGCATGAAGCGCCCTCCCCGTCACCGTGGGGGGAGTGCCCTGAATCAGTGGCTGAAGCCATTGGTTGGCACTATGACACTGAGTGCAGCGGAGTCCGCGCTATTGCAGTCACCATTAGTAGCACAGGCGATGATGTTGCGGGAGTACGGTCTTTTACTGGAGCAGGATGGCGAACTGCAAATGCATTTGGAAGTGAAGCGGGGGCGACTGGAAGTGAATGGCCAGGATTTACCCCCGGAGTTGTTTATTATGGCGCTTACCGGGCAGTTCTAA
- a CDS encoding ComF family protein, whose amino-acid sequence MVYRIFSSLLNRSLAQCLLCGGRADYCGICFACAEELPTLQNACETCALPLVEPARFCPACLRQPPHFSGVQAAWHYAYPVNQLIQRFKYCGDLTAGHSLAQMAAQIIDVDQRPDLLSPIPLHWRRYWQRGYNQAQLVAEELGRQWQLPVRPRLLCKVSATQTQSQLNRPHRLRNLLGSFVLREDVEGLHIGLVDDVLTTGATLEAAAQKLLQEGAARVSAFVLARTP is encoded by the coding sequence ATGGTTTACAGGATCTTTTCTTCACTGCTGAACCGAAGCCTGGCCCAGTGCCTATTGTGCGGCGGCCGGGCTGATTATTGCGGCATCTGCTTCGCCTGTGCGGAGGAGTTGCCCACACTGCAAAATGCCTGTGAAACCTGTGCCCTGCCCCTGGTGGAACCCGCCCGCTTTTGTCCTGCATGCCTCAGGCAGCCCCCTCACTTCAGTGGAGTACAAGCCGCCTGGCACTATGCTTATCCGGTAAACCAGCTGATCCAGCGTTTTAAATACTGCGGCGACCTAACCGCCGGCCACAGCCTGGCACAAATGGCCGCCCAAATCATAGACGTCGACCAGAGACCAGACCTGCTCAGCCCCATACCCCTGCATTGGCGCCGTTACTGGCAGCGCGGTTACAACCAGGCACAGCTGGTAGCAGAGGAACTGGGTAGGCAGTGGCAACTGCCAGTGCGTCCGCGTCTGTTGTGTAAAGTCAGTGCAACCCAAACACAGTCCCAGCTGAATCGCCCCCATCGTCTGCGTAATTTGCTCGGCAGCTTCGTCCTGCGCGAAGACGTCGAAGGTTTACATATCGGCCTGGTGGATGATGTGTTAACCACCGGTGCCACCCTGGAGGCGGCGGCGCAAAAGTTGCTCCAAGAGGGAGCGGCTAGGGTAAGTGCCTTTGTTTTGGCCAGAACGCCATGA